In Flammeovirgaceae bacterium, the sequence TGACTATGTAGAGAAGGTAAAGCACGCATTTAAACTCAAATGAAAAAGGGCCTCAAGGCCCTTTACATTTTATACTCTTCCGTTCTTTACTTTAGTCTTAAACTTTTTCAATTGTGTCTTCAGCGCTTCGGTGGCCTGATCGGTGGCCGCTTCGAATGAACGGGCCTTTTCAGCGGCAAACAACTGGTTGCCGGGCAAATTCAGTTTTATTTCTACGGTTTTGTTTTCAACGCCTTCATTGTTCA encodes:
- the raiA gene encoding ribosome-associated translation inhibitor RaiA produces the protein MKLKVQSIHFDADKKLVNFIQKKVDKLETYFDRMVDGEVFLRLNNEGVENKTVEIKLNLPGNQLFAAEKARSFEAATDQATEALKTQLKKFKTKVKNGRV